Below is a window of Vibrio fortis DNA.
CATCAACTGCAACTCATCACTCTTCGCTTTACCAAAGAACTCAGTAGGTTCCATCCAAGTTGGGTGTGCAGGACAGTCTTCTAACTTGTAGCCTTCGATCGTTTTTGAGTAAATCTCAATTTTACCTGAAGGCGTACCTAGTGGGTTCATCACTGGATCTTTACGGAAGTCTGCATGACGCACGAACTGCGCAGCCTTCTTGTTGAACTTCATCTCGATCAGCTGGTTGTCATCCCAGAACTTACCGAATTTAGGCATACGAACACGCGCCTTCTTACCGGCTTTCTGAGCGTCATCGTAGAAGCCTTTCAGCCAACCCATTTCGTCTTTACCTTCGGTAAACACATCACGGCCACCCGCTTTGATCATCTCAGCCATGTCAGCAAATACGTCGAAATCGTTTCGCGCTTCACCTTGTGGCTCAACCACTTTCTTCATAGGTACTAGGTGCTGGTTAGAGTAATCACCCGTCATGGTCATGTCGTTGCGCTCAAACGATGTGGTAATCGGTAGAACAATATCACCGTGCTTCGCTGCAGCCGTCCAGTAGATCTCAGAGATAACCACCAGCTCAGGTTTTTGCCATGCATTAATCAAACGGTTGGTGTCTTGGTGGTGTGTAAAGTTACCGCCGCCTGCCCACCAGATCATTTTGATGTCTGGGAAGGTTAGTTCGTGGCCATTGTGCATGAATTTAGCACCAGGGTTTTCTAACGCTTCCACAATACGAGCGACAGGGAATGCATTCACAGCACCTGATACCGCCCAGTCATTACCTGCAGAAGAACCACCGCCAATAGAAGCAGAAATTGCAGGAAGTACACCAGCGTCACGAGTTGGGTTACCGCCGTTAGAGTAGTGGTAAGAGAAACCGAAACCACCACCTGGTAGGCCGATCTGACCCAGCATAGCGGCTAGCGTTACCACCATCCAGTGACGCTGCTCACCGAACTGTTGACGTTGGATACCCCAACCTGCCATTAGCATGGTGCGATTTTGACTAAAGATGTCCGCCAGCACTTCCATCTGTTTAGCTGGCACGCCGGTGATCTCTTCTGCCCAAGCCGGAGTTTTTTCAACACCGTCTTCTTTACCCATCAGGTAAGCTTCAAACTTGTCATAACCTGTTGTGTATTTGTTGAGGAACTCAACATCGTGCTTGCCTTTTTTAACCAACGAGTGTGCGATACCCATCATCATCGCCACGTCTGTCATTGGGCGCGGAGCAATCCACTGAACAGCGTCACCGAAGAATTCAATGGTTTCAGATTTCATTGGGTCGATAGCAATGATGGTCTTACCCGATTTCTTCAGCTGGTTGAAGAACTCTAGGCCAGAGCAATCTGTTGAGCTCCAAGCAATCTTAAGCGTGTTCAACGGGTTCATACCCCAAAGAACGACAACATCAGAACTCTCTAGAACAACTGGGTGTGTTGTCTGTTGTTCGTATACTTCAATCGAGCCCATAACATGCGGCATGATGACTTGCGCAGCACCTGTCGAGTAATCACCTAAGTGACCTGAATATCCACCCGCCATACTCATATAACGTTGAAGCAGTGTTTGTGCTTTGTGTAGAACACCACTTGAACGCCAACCGTAAGAGCCAGCAAATACAGACTCTGCGCCGCTCTCTTGACGAATACGCATATGTTGTTCGTGAATTAGCTTGTAAGCTTCATCCCAAGAAACACGTACGAATTCATCATCACCACGCTTACCTGTCGGTGCCGATGGGTTTTCCAAGAATCCTTTACGAACCATTGGATATTTAATTCGAGCCTTAGTATGGACTTGATCTGGACCTGTTGTTTGTAGGCTGTTTGGTACTGTTTGAGCCAGCGCGTTGGTAGTTGACACCAACTTGCCATCTTTGACTTCACAGATCATTGGCCCCATACGACCAGCCGTTAGTACCCCTTTACCACGCTTGTTAGCGGCTGCCGCTGTCATTGGTGTTAGCGACGTAAAGGCAAGAGCGCCGGCTGCCATACCTGTTCCTTTAAGGAATCCGCGACGAGTAATATCAGTCATTGTTATTATCCTTTCGTTTCTTATTTAGTGGCCAGCCACATCTTTGGCGTGGTTCTGGAAGAATTTGGTTAGAAGCTCTAAGTCTTCAGCGGAGATATCAGTACGATCACCCATGCCTTTCGCCACTGGGCCCCAAGCATTAACGGTAAAGTGACCCGCTGGAATTTTTGCGTGGCAAGTTGCACAGTAAACATTGTCGAGTTCTTCTGCGTAGTCCCAGATAGGCTCAAGAGAGTCCAACACATCGGCATCGATCTGCGCGGTAATCACTGCCGTTCGCCACTCATTACCGTATTCGTCTGCGCGGTACTCGCCAGTTTCTACTGCGTTTTGGCCAGCTTCTGTCAGCATCGCGACAATCGCGCGTTGACCTTCGCCGTAGTACAGCACCTGCTCAGCACCTTTCATTTGATAAGCGTGCAGTTCTACTGTGCGCTCAGTGCCTTCTGTTGAAACAACATCCAATTTCGCAGTCGGATTGATCGTGCCAAGCTCGCCCATCTCGATAGTTTCTACCGGGTAAACAACTTTTGCGTCTGGTGCAGTTTTCTCTGTGAACGCCATGAGGTTATCGAACGCTTCGCTATCCATTTCAGGTTCCGGAGCAAAGTGCGCCACACCTTTATGACAATCGATACAGGTTTGATTGTTCTCTTGAGCGTAAGCGTGCATTTTGGCTGCATCTTCAGACTGCTCATAACTGTCCATCGCATCAAAGGTATGACACGAGCGGCAGGTGGCAGAGTCATTTTCACGCAGCTGTGCCCACACTGTTTCAGCCAT
It encodes the following:
- a CDS encoding molybdopterin guanine dinucleotide-containing S/N-oxide reductase, which codes for MTDITRRGFLKGTGMAAGALAFTSLTPMTAAAANKRGKGVLTAGRMGPMICEVKDGKLVSTTNALAQTVPNSLQTTGPDQVHTKARIKYPMVRKGFLENPSAPTGKRGDDEFVRVSWDEAYKLIHEQHMRIRQESGAESVFAGSYGWRSSGVLHKAQTLLQRYMSMAGGYSGHLGDYSTGAAQVIMPHVMGSIEVYEQQTTHPVVLESSDVVVLWGMNPLNTLKIAWSSTDCSGLEFFNQLKKSGKTIIAIDPMKSETIEFFGDAVQWIAPRPMTDVAMMMGIAHSLVKKGKHDVEFLNKYTTGYDKFEAYLMGKEDGVEKTPAWAEEITGVPAKQMEVLADIFSQNRTMLMAGWGIQRQQFGEQRHWMVVTLAAMLGQIGLPGGGFGFSYHYSNGGNPTRDAGVLPAISASIGGGSSAGNDWAVSGAVNAFPVARIVEALENPGAKFMHNGHELTFPDIKMIWWAGGGNFTHHQDTNRLINAWQKPELVVISEIYWTAAAKHGDIVLPITTSFERNDMTMTGDYSNQHLVPMKKVVEPQGEARNDFDVFADMAEMIKAGGRDVFTEGKDEMGWLKGFYDDAQKAGKKARVRMPKFGKFWDDNQLIEMKFNKKAAQFVRHADFRKDPVMNPLGTPSGKIEIYSKTIEGYKLEDCPAHPTWMEPTEFFGKAKSDELQLMTAHAAHRLHSQFNYAKIRDEYAIANREPISINTEDAKARGIKTGDLVRAFNDRGQVLVGALVTDGIKQGAVCIHEGGWPDLDKETGLCKNGGANVLTLDIPTSRLANGCAANSALVKIEKYTGPALELTAFIPPKNG
- a CDS encoding NapC/NirT family cytochrome c, giving the protein MSIKKRYIAVIAAVGIGIGWLTLGGTAAVMHYTSSTEFCVSCHTMQIPYEEYEGSIHFSNAKGIRAECSDCHIPSDSIDYVITKIRASKDIYHEFVTGKIDTEEKYEEHRMAMAETVWAQLRENDSATCRSCHTFDAMDSYEQSEDAAKMHAYAQENNQTCIDCHKGVAHFAPEPEMDSEAFDNLMAFTEKTAPDAKVVYPVETIEMGELGTINPTAKLDVVSTEGTERTVELHAYQMKGAEQVLYYGEGQRAIVAMLTEAGQNAVETGEYRADEYGNEWRTAVITAQIDADVLDSLEPIWDYAEELDNVYCATCHAKIPAGHFTVNAWGPVAKGMGDRTDISAEDLELLTKFFQNHAKDVAGH